The following are encoded in a window of Rosa chinensis cultivar Old Blush chromosome 4, RchiOBHm-V2, whole genome shotgun sequence genomic DNA:
- the LOC112200926 gene encoding myb family transcription factor PHL8, translating to MGLQNMQNQNMNLVLSTDAKPRLKWTPELHQRFVEAVNQLGGADKATPKTLMRVMGIHGLTLYHLKSHLQKYRLGKSQQSENCSDSLQEDYKEIQSSDGHFCTDINDETHSRINESAQIAQSLRLQMEVQRKLHEQIEVQRHLQLRIEAQGKYLQSVLKKAQETLSGYNSSSVGVELAKAEISQLVSMVNNGCPSSSFSELTETGTPTLKDIERKQIRGTICSMESSLTSSESSGRQEEKSNTTCVELPLMEIHPEVKSLNNVTSNNQNHGIGRKRSISSSISDGMCVEQPVAKRSSATHTDKSGNHLRFVTIDLNSKYQNDIDSGSKVLDLNSKGI from the exons ATGGGTCTGCAGAATATGCAAAATCAGAATATGAATTTGGTTTTGTCCACTGATGCAAAGCCTAGGCTAAAATGGACTCCAGAACTTCATCAGAGATTTGTTGAAGCAGTCAATCAGCTTGGAGGTGCAGACA AGGCCACACCAAAGACTTTGATGAGGGTGATGGGAATTCATGGACTCACTCTGTACCACCTAAAGAGCCATTTACAG AAATATAGGCTAGGGAAAAGCCAACAATCAGAAAACTGCAGTGACAGTTTGCAAGAAG ATTACAAAGAGATTCAGAGCAGTGATGGCCATTTCTGCACAGATATCAATGATGAAACTCACAGCCGGATAAATGA AAGCGCCCAGATAGCTCAGTCTCTCCGATTGCAAATGGAAGTGCAGAGGAAACTACATGAGCAAATCGAG GTGCAGAGACATCTTCAGTTACGAATCGAAGCTCAAGGGAAGTATTTACAATCAGTACTAAAGAAAGCACAGGAAACTCTTTCTGGGTATAATTCTTCATCAGTGGGTGTAGAACTTGCAAAGGCTGAAATCTCTCAGTTAGTTTCAATGGTCAACAATGGCTGCCCCAGTTCTTCATTCTCAGAGTTGACAGAAACAGGAACTCCAACCCTAAAAGACATTGAAAGGAAGCAAATTAGAGGCACAATTTGTTCAATGGAAAGTTCCCTCACATCTTCTGAAAGCTCAGGGAGACAGGAAGAAAAGTCTAATACAACCTGTGTAGAACTACCATTAATGGAAATTCACCCAGAAGTGAAGTCATTGAATAATGTTACAAGCAACAATCAAAATCACGGGATTGGGAGGAAGAGAAGTATAAGCAGTTCCATTTCTGATGGGATGTGTGTCGAGCAACCAGTTGCTAAAAGATCATCAGCAACACACACAGATAAAAGTGGCAACCATCTGAGATTTGTCACAATTGATTTGAATAGCAAGTATCAGAATGACATTGATTCTGGTTCAAAAGTACTAGACTTGAATTCCAAGGGAATTTAA